Proteins from a single region of Pseudodesulfovibrio portus:
- a CDS encoding LapA family protein has product MITLLVLFLLFLFQNIQQVEISFIFWTISTPRALLLFATLSIGIVIGYLLAQTKKSCSAETN; this is encoded by the coding sequence ATGATAACCCTACTCGTTTTGTTCCTGCTGTTCCTTTTTCAAAACATACAGCAAGTGGAGATTTCTTTCATATTTTGGACCATTTCAACTCCACGCGCCCTTTTACTATTCGCGACATTGAGTATAGGCATTGTAATCGGATATCTGCTCGCACAGACGAAAAAATCATGCTCGGCTGAAACAAATTAG